A genomic stretch from Anabrus simplex isolate iqAnaSimp1 chromosome 2, ASM4041472v1, whole genome shotgun sequence includes:
- the LOC137498621 gene encoding uncharacterized protein has protein sequence METVSPLTFASILREHAVLFSKSQLPAVRKEKSESLEAVQKKLQAMCGKNLETTTITKKINNMKMRVKQKCDINKTGNKKIVLKDWEKIIYELLEGDTNPTVTRVPGATVVGVDLDVWQEVEPDNLPPPIVEVVVVEEGEEGGIPKEVVNSPPISTPKRKRSIFEEYETEETRNFTNVELQRLVLLKQLRVLDLKEKKLKSQIVE, from the exons ATGGAAACTGTTTCTCCATTAACTTTCGCCAGTATTTTGCGGGAACATGCTGTACTTTTTAGCAAATCTCAATTGCCGGCGGTTCGGAAGGAAAAATCCGAATCGTTGGAAGCAGTTCAGAAAAAGCTGCAAGCCATGTGCGGCAAGAACTTGGAGACGACCACCATAACGAAGAAGATTAATAATATGAAAATGCGAGTTAAGCAGAAGTGTGATATTAATAAAACGGGAAACAAAAAGATCGTTCTCAAGGACTGGGAGAAGATTATTTACGAACTGCTGGAAGGGGATACCAATCCAACAGTGACAAGAGTTCCAG gAGCAACTGTGGTTGGAGTAGATCTGGATGTATGGCAGGAAGTAGAACCAGACAACCTTCCTCCACCTATagtggaagtagtagtagtagaggaagGGGAAGAAGGAGGCATCCCTAAAGAAGTCGTGAACTCCCCACCTATATCCACCCCTAAAAGGAAACGAAGTATTTTCGAGGAATACGAGACGGAAGAGACAAGAAATTTCACTAACGTTGAACTTCAGCGCTTGGTGCTACTAAAACAATTAAGAGTGTTGGACTTGAAGGAAAAAAAGTTGAAATCTCAAATTGTGGAATAA